The Salegentibacter mishustinae genome includes a window with the following:
- a CDS encoding YkvA family protein, translated as MSKIDNETIKKEHKKRQEDFEEEDVHNVLEDEEEIKSKFENKGKLQRYVDDAQLLFNLLRDYANGNYREVPFNVVAAIGGALLYVLSPLDLIPDFIPIVGYLDDAAVIAFCLNLIEKDLISYKVWKRNTA; from the coding sequence ATGAGTAAAATCGATAACGAAACTATTAAGAAAGAGCATAAAAAGCGCCAGGAAGATTTTGAAGAGGAAGACGTGCATAATGTGCTGGAAGATGAAGAAGAGATAAAATCGAAGTTTGAAAATAAAGGAAAGCTGCAACGTTATGTAGACGATGCACAACTACTTTTTAATTTGCTTAGAGATTATGCAAATGGTAATTATAGGGAAGTTCCTTTTAATGTAGTTGCGGCTATTGGAGGAGCATTATTATATGTGCTTTCGCCATTAGATCTAATCCCAGATTTTATTCCGATAGTTGGTTATTTAGACGATGCGGCTGTAATTGCTTTTTGTCTTAACCTAATTGAAAAGGACCTGATCTCTTATAAGGTCTGGAAGAGAAATACCGCTTAA
- the amaB gene encoding L-piperidine-6-carboxylate dehydrogenase, with the protein MSEIAEKFGIKQALNDLGLQETNNGTSTGKDFFSNGEVIESYSPVDGALIGKVKATTKEDYEKVITTANAGFKEWRTWPAPQRGEVVRQFNDELRRLKEPLGKLVSYEMGKSYQEGLGEVQEMIDICDFAVGLSRQLHGLTMHSERPGHRMYEQYHPLGVVGIISAFNFPVAVWSWNTALAWVCGDACVWKGSEKTPLTSVACQNIAARVFAENNVPAGISSLITGDYKVGEMMTNDKRVPLISATGSIRMGKIVAQAVAARLGKSLLELGGNNAIIVTPDADIKNTVIGAVFGAVGTCGQRCTSTRRLIIHESIYDKVKDAIVKAYKQLRIGNPLDENNHVGPLIDKDAVKNYQNALDKVVEEGGKILVEGGVLEGEGYESGCYVKPAIAEAKNEFKIVQHETFAPVLYIMKYSGDVSNALELQNGVVQGLSSAIMTNNLREAERFLSVEGSDCGIANVNIGTSGAEIGGAFGGEKETGGGRESGSDAWKIYMRRQTNTINYTTELPLAQGIKFDL; encoded by the coding sequence ATGAGTGAAATAGCAGAGAAATTCGGAATTAAACAAGCTTTAAACGATCTTGGCTTACAGGAAACCAATAATGGAACTTCTACTGGAAAAGATTTTTTTAGTAATGGTGAAGTAATTGAATCGTATTCTCCTGTAGACGGTGCTTTAATTGGAAAAGTAAAAGCCACTACTAAAGAAGATTACGAAAAAGTAATTACTACTGCCAATGCAGGTTTTAAAGAATGGCGCACCTGGCCGGCACCTCAGCGCGGTGAAGTGGTTCGCCAGTTTAATGATGAATTGAGAAGATTAAAAGAACCTTTGGGGAAATTAGTTTCTTACGAAATGGGAAAATCTTACCAGGAAGGTTTGGGCGAAGTTCAGGAAATGATAGATATCTGTGATTTCGCAGTGGGACTTTCCCGCCAGTTACATGGTTTAACCATGCATTCTGAACGCCCGGGTCATAGAATGTACGAGCAATACCACCCGCTTGGAGTAGTTGGAATTATCTCGGCATTTAACTTTCCGGTTGCTGTTTGGTCGTGGAATACGGCTTTGGCGTGGGTTTGTGGAGATGCTTGCGTTTGGAAAGGATCAGAGAAGACTCCGTTAACTTCTGTTGCATGTCAAAATATTGCCGCTCGAGTTTTTGCTGAAAACAATGTTCCGGCAGGAATTTCTTCATTGATCACCGGTGATTATAAAGTGGGTGAAATGATGACCAACGATAAAAGAGTGCCGTTAATTTCGGCTACCGGTTCTATTAGAATGGGAAAAATAGTTGCCCAGGCAGTTGCCGCAAGATTAGGAAAATCGCTTCTTGAATTAGGTGGAAATAACGCCATAATCGTAACGCCAGATGCCGATATTAAAAATACGGTAATCGGTGCTGTGTTTGGAGCTGTGGGAACTTGCGGACAGCGTTGTACTTCTACTCGAAGATTGATTATTCACGAATCTATTTACGATAAAGTAAAAGATGCTATTGTAAAAGCTTATAAGCAACTGCGTATTGGAAACCCATTAGATGAAAATAATCACGTGGGGCCACTTATCGATAAAGATGCGGTAAAAAATTATCAAAACGCTTTAGATAAAGTAGTAGAAGAAGGCGGTAAGATCTTAGTTGAAGGTGGAGTTTTGGAAGGCGAAGGTTATGAAAGCGGATGCTACGTAAAACCAGCTATTGCCGAAGCAAAAAATGAATTTAAGATCGTACAGCACGAAACTTTTGCACCGGTGCTTTATATTATGAAATATTCAGGAGATGTTTCTAACGCCCTGGAATTACAGAACGGCGTCGTGCAGGGACTTTCTTCAGCGATAATGACCAACAACTTAAGGGAAGCCGAACGTTTTCTTTCGGTAGAAGGTTCAGATTGTGGGATTGCAAACGTGAATATTGGAACCTCTGGTGCTGAAATTGGCGGTGCTTTTGGCGGTGAAAAAGAAACCGGAGGCGGAAGAGAATCTGGGTCTGATGCCTGGAAGATCTATATGCGCAGACAAACAAACACTATTAATTATACTACTGAACTGCCGTTGGCGCAGGGAATCAAATTTGATTTGTAG
- a CDS encoding isoaspartyl peptidase/L-asparaginase family protein, with protein MKKIFLLFSLSIFLACNTSAEKETQTNQIAETEKAQDSVENFGIVIHGGAGTILKENMSDSLEQAYKAKLEEAIRTGHEILANGGTAIEAVQRTINIMENSPLFNAGKGAVFTNEGKNELDASIMEGKTLNAGAVSGVTTIKNPINLAWEVMENSEHVMLSGKGAEQFAKERNLEIVNPEYFYTENRFKSLERLKERNSEKTELDHDGKTAFVDPFIKDSKFGTVGCAALDKNGNLAAGTSTGGMTNKKWGRIGDAPIIGAGTYANNKTAAISATGWGEFFIRGVVAYDISALMEYKEMSLAEAAKEVIQNKNPELGGSGGIIAIDHQGNVSMEFNTAGMYRAKMNQDGDLEIGIYSE; from the coding sequence ATGAAAAAAATATTCCTTTTATTCAGTTTATCAATCTTTTTAGCCTGTAATACTTCCGCTGAAAAAGAAACCCAAACAAATCAAATCGCTGAAACCGAAAAAGCTCAGGATTCCGTAGAAAACTTCGGCATTGTAATTCACGGCGGTGCGGGAACTATTTTAAAGGAAAACATGAGCGATTCCCTTGAACAAGCCTATAAAGCGAAATTGGAAGAGGCTATAAGAACAGGGCACGAAATTCTCGCCAATGGCGGAACTGCAATTGAAGCTGTACAGCGAACTATAAATATCATGGAGAATTCCCCACTTTTCAATGCCGGGAAAGGAGCTGTATTTACCAACGAAGGTAAAAATGAACTCGATGCTTCTATCATGGAGGGAAAAACTTTAAATGCCGGTGCAGTGTCTGGAGTAACTACCATAAAAAACCCTATAAACCTAGCCTGGGAAGTGATGGAAAATTCAGAACACGTAATGCTTTCAGGAAAAGGAGCTGAACAATTTGCTAAAGAACGAAACCTGGAAATTGTAAACCCTGAATATTTCTATACCGAAAACCGATTTAAAAGTTTAGAACGCTTAAAAGAAAGAAATTCAGAAAAAACAGAGCTTGACCACGATGGGAAGACTGCTTTTGTAGATCCGTTTATTAAAGATTCTAAATTTGGTACGGTTGGTTGTGCTGCTTTAGATAAAAATGGAAATCTGGCCGCAGGAACCTCAACCGGTGGAATGACCAATAAAAAATGGGGCCGCATAGGCGATGCTCCCATAATTGGCGCCGGAACTTATGCTAATAATAAAACGGCAGCGATATCTGCAACCGGCTGGGGAGAATTTTTTATTCGTGGAGTGGTAGCCTATGATATTTCAGCATTAATGGAATATAAAGAAATGAGTCTGGCGGAAGCTGCAAAAGAAGTGATCCAGAATAAAAACCCGGAACTTGGCGGTAGTGGCGGGATCATCGCAATAGATCACCAGGGAAATGTTTCTATGGAATTTAATACCGCTGGGATGTACCGTGCAAAAATGAACCAAGACGGCGACCTGGAAATAGGAATCTATAGCGAATAA
- a CDS encoding acyl-ACP desaturase, with amino-acid sequence MALDNIRLEVMNTVEKQVDGFIKEYLIPVEDIWQPTDLLPNLQGENYMDEINQIREEAKELEYDFWVVLVADMVTEEALPTYESWLMDMEGVEQHGKSRGEENAWSKWVRHWTGEENRHGDTLNKYLYLSGRVNMREIEKTTQYLINDGFDIGTGRDPYKNFVYTSFQELATNISHKRVGQLAKKKGNKMLGKMCNIIAGDEMRHYMAYREFVKTIFEHDPSEMMLAFHDMMKKKIVMPAQFLRESGQGIAEAFENFSNAAQRLGVYTTYDYIEILEKLNGYWEIDKMRSLTDEAEKARDYLMKLPDRMRRIAGRMAIPEDQHTFKWVEANGRL; translated from the coding sequence ATGGCCCTCGACAATATTAGATTAGAAGTGATGAATACCGTTGAAAAACAGGTAGACGGTTTCATTAAAGAATACCTTATTCCCGTAGAAGATATTTGGCAACCCACCGACCTTCTTCCTAATTTACAGGGAGAAAATTATATGGATGAAATCAACCAAATTAGGGAAGAAGCCAAAGAGCTTGAATACGATTTTTGGGTAGTTTTAGTTGCAGATATGGTTACTGAGGAAGCTCTGCCAACTTACGAATCCTGGTTAATGGATATGGAAGGTGTGGAGCAACACGGTAAAAGTCGCGGCGAGGAAAACGCCTGGTCTAAATGGGTTCGCCACTGGACGGGAGAAGAAAACCGCCATGGAGATACCCTTAACAAATATCTTTATTTATCTGGTAGAGTAAATATGCGCGAGATTGAAAAAACAACGCAATATTTAATCAACGATGGTTTTGATATTGGTACCGGTCGTGATCCTTACAAAAACTTTGTATATACCAGTTTTCAGGAATTAGCGACTAATATTTCACACAAACGTGTAGGGCAATTAGCTAAGAAAAAAGGAAACAAAATGCTTGGGAAGATGTGTAACATCATTGCCGGCGACGAGATGAGGCATTATATGGCTTATCGTGAATTCGTGAAAACTATTTTTGAACACGATCCCAGCGAAATGATGCTGGCTTTTCACGATATGATGAAGAAAAAAATTGTAATGCCTGCTCAGTTCTTACGTGAAAGCGGACAGGGAATTGCTGAAGCTTTTGAAAATTTCTCAAATGCAGCACAGCGACTTGGCGTTTACACCACCTACGATTATATAGAAATCCTGGAGAAACTTAATGGCTACTGGGAAATAGACAAAATGCGCTCTTTAACAGATGAGGCCGAAAAAGCAAGGGATTATTTAATGAAATTACCAGACAGAATGCGAAGAATAGCAGGAAGAATGGCTATCCCGGAAGATCAACACACCTTTAAATGGGTTGAGGCTAACGGAAGACTATAA
- a CDS encoding GbsR/MarR family transcriptional regulator: MNNTDLQAQKTRLIEKLGVQFEKEHQLAPVAARIFATLIVTGKKGITFEQLVKDLNAGKSTVSTHLEHLQTTNRIEYYTKSGDRKRYFIVKPDLMENHIDELTAKWEAQKCIHKEVLEYKQKSNELNKEDPPFDMEFQKSLLDFLDEATAALNKLKKNINNH; this comes from the coding sequence ATGAACAATACGGACTTACAAGCACAAAAAACACGTTTAATTGAAAAATTGGGCGTTCAGTTTGAAAAAGAGCATCAGTTAGCTCCGGTTGCAGCCAGGATTTTTGCCACGCTTATTGTTACCGGTAAAAAAGGAATCACTTTTGAGCAATTGGTAAAAGATTTAAATGCCGGAAAAAGTACGGTTTCTACTCATTTAGAACATCTTCAAACAACAAACCGTATTGAATACTACACAAAATCTGGAGACAGAAAGCGGTATTTTATTGTAAAACCCGACCTGATGGAAAACCATATTGATGAGCTCACCGCGAAGTGGGAAGCTCAAAAATGTATTCATAAAGAGGTTCTGGAATACAAGCAAAAGAGCAACGAATTGAATAAAGAAGATCCGCCTTTTGATATGGAATTTCAAAAAAGCCTGTTAGACTTTTTAGATGAAGCAACGGCAGCGCTTAATAAATTAAAGAAGAACATCAACAACCATTAA
- a CDS encoding efflux RND transporter permease subunit, which produces MLKKFIERPVLSTVVSIIIVVLGVLGISTLPVTQYPDIAPPTVQVSANFPGANAQTVLESVIIPIEEQINGVEGMDYITSTASNNGSASIQVFFDQGVDPDIAAVNVQNRVARATPLLPQEVTQSGVTTQKEQTSALMFFTVVSDNEEYDATFIQNYLNINVIPELQRINGVGNVNVFGAKKYAMRIWLQPEKLAAYNLIPSDVIGAINEQSQEAAAGSLGQNNAEAFEYVLRYSGRYQDEDQYRNIIIKALDNGQYLRLDDVAEVELDAEGYNVIGYTNGKPGVNMAVYQTPGSNAQEIIENIHQKLDEMEEDFPTGLSVYINFDTNEFLTASIDKVILTLIEAFILVFIVVFIFLQDFRSTLIPAIAVPVSIIGTFFFLNLFGYSINLLTLFALVLAIGIVVDDAIVVVEAVHAKMEEGAKDAISGTRKAMDEITGAIISITLVMGAVFIPVTFITGPTGVFYEQFGVTLIVAIAISAVNALTLSPALCAIFLKPHREDEEHKKKNFLQRFFSSFNTAFKVTTDKYVNSLSFLSKHKWITGLILVAAVLAIFWGAKTTPTGFVPDEDRGILFVNVELPAGASLDRTVGITSELEKKAQQIEGVQGVSLVNGYSLIGGAGSNYALGFIKLDDWSEREEDHLSVESIQGQLFQIGASFSDAEMLFFSPPSIPGFGVSGGFEAKLLDRSGGSFQELDTQTQNYIAALSQRPEIQYAQSSFNTNYPQYEMDLNIPKAKEAGVDISTIFSTLQGYIGSIYAADFSRFGKQYRVYVQALPEDRAGTDDLNSLFVRNSQGEMAPLSEFVSLKRVYGPQSVTRFNLFNSATINGAPAPGYSSGDAIAAVQEVSAESLPSNFSVDYSGLTREEVSAGSQTTFILILSILFVYFILSAQYESYLIPFAVLLSLPVGVMGSYLVTKFTGLQANIYFQIALIMLLGLLAKNAILIVEFAMQRRQAGLSIVDAALEGARVRLRPILMTSFAFIIGLLPLVFAGGTGAAGNRSIGTGAVGGLLVGTILGVFIIPILYIIFQHLQEKITGIPEAAKTENKSISEKE; this is translated from the coding sequence ATGCTAAAGAAATTTATAGAAAGACCGGTATTATCTACGGTCGTTTCCATTATAATTGTGGTATTGGGTGTGTTGGGAATTTCAACACTGCCTGTAACGCAGTATCCAGATATTGCCCCTCCAACGGTTCAGGTTTCGGCTAATTTCCCGGGGGCAAATGCTCAAACAGTACTGGAGAGTGTAATTATTCCCATTGAAGAGCAAATAAACGGGGTTGAGGGAATGGATTATATTACCTCTACTGCCAGTAACAACGGTAGTGCCAGTATACAGGTATTTTTTGACCAGGGAGTAGATCCAGATATTGCCGCGGTAAACGTTCAAAACCGTGTGGCACGTGCTACACCTTTACTGCCGCAGGAAGTAACCCAATCTGGGGTAACCACGCAAAAAGAACAAACCAGTGCATTGATGTTCTTTACCGTGGTTTCAGACAACGAAGAATATGACGCAACTTTTATTCAGAATTACCTGAATATTAACGTGATTCCAGAATTACAGCGTATTAACGGGGTTGGGAACGTAAATGTATTTGGCGCCAAGAAATATGCGATGCGAATCTGGCTTCAGCCTGAAAAATTAGCGGCTTATAATTTAATCCCTTCAGATGTTATTGGAGCTATTAATGAGCAAAGTCAGGAAGCTGCTGCGGGATCTTTAGGTCAAAATAATGCTGAAGCTTTTGAATATGTACTGCGTTATAGCGGAAGATACCAGGACGAAGATCAATACCGAAATATTATTATTAAAGCCCTTGATAATGGGCAATACCTAAGGTTAGACGATGTTGCAGAAGTTGAACTGGATGCCGAAGGTTATAATGTTATTGGATATACCAATGGTAAGCCAGGAGTGAATATGGCTGTTTACCAAACGCCAGGTTCTAATGCCCAGGAAATTATTGAAAATATTCACCAGAAGCTGGACGAAATGGAAGAAGATTTTCCAACCGGGCTTTCGGTATATATAAATTTTGATACCAACGAATTTCTTACCGCTTCTATAGATAAAGTGATTTTAACGCTTATTGAAGCGTTTATACTGGTATTTATTGTAGTTTTTATATTTCTTCAGGATTTTAGGTCTACCCTTATTCCTGCTATTGCGGTACCGGTTTCCATAATTGGTACATTCTTTTTCTTAAACCTGTTTGGGTACTCTATAAACTTACTAACGCTATTTGCGCTGGTACTGGCTATTGGTATTGTAGTAGATGATGCTATTGTAGTAGTAGAAGCCGTACATGCAAAAATGGAAGAAGGAGCTAAAGATGCCATAAGCGGTACAAGAAAAGCGATGGACGAAATTACCGGGGCGATTATTTCTATTACGCTGGTAATGGGAGCGGTATTTATTCCCGTAACTTTTATCACGGGACCCACAGGAGTTTTCTATGAACAATTTGGGGTGACTTTAATTGTAGCTATTGCAATATCTGCAGTTAATGCTTTAACTTTAAGTCCTGCGCTTTGTGCCATTTTCTTAAAACCACATCGTGAAGACGAAGAACATAAGAAAAAGAATTTTTTACAGCGCTTCTTTAGTTCGTTTAATACCGCTTTTAAAGTAACTACTGACAAGTATGTGAATTCCCTTTCATTTTTAAGTAAACATAAGTGGATTACAGGGCTAATCCTTGTAGCTGCGGTACTTGCTATATTTTGGGGAGCTAAGACTACTCCAACCGGTTTTGTACCAGATGAAGACCGCGGAATATTATTTGTAAATGTTGAATTACCTGCCGGTGCTTCTTTAGACAGAACCGTGGGAATTACTTCAGAATTAGAGAAAAAAGCACAACAAATAGAAGGTGTACAGGGTGTTTCTTTAGTAAATGGTTATAGTTTAATTGGTGGAGCAGGTAGTAACTATGCACTTGGTTTTATTAAATTAGACGACTGGAGTGAACGTGAAGAAGATCACCTATCGGTAGAATCTATCCAGGGACAATTATTTCAAATTGGCGCTTCATTTTCTGATGCTGAAATGCTATTCTTTTCTCCTCCCAGTATTCCAGGTTTTGGAGTTTCAGGGGGATTTGAAGCTAAATTGTTAGATAGATCAGGTGGTAGTTTCCAGGAACTGGATACCCAAACCCAAAATTATATTGCAGCGCTTTCCCAAAGACCGGAAATTCAGTATGCACAAAGTTCTTTCAACACAAATTATCCGCAGTATGAAATGGATTTAAATATTCCGAAAGCTAAAGAAGCAGGCGTGGATATTTCTACCATCTTCTCAACATTACAAGGGTATATTGGAAGTATTTACGCAGCAGATTTCTCTAGATTTGGTAAACAATATCGTGTGTATGTTCAGGCTTTACCTGAAGATCGCGCCGGCACCGACGATTTAAATTCTCTATTTGTAAGAAATTCCCAGGGAGAAATGGCGCCTTTAAGTGAATTTGTAAGCTTAAAACGGGTTTATGGTCCGCAATCGGTAACCAGGTTTAACCTGTTTAACTCGGCAACTATAAACGGTGCCCCGGCTCCGGGATATTCTTCTGGAGATGCTATTGCAGCAGTACAAGAAGTAAGTGCAGAATCACTACCCTCTAATTTTAGCGTAGATTATAGCGGACTTACCAGGGAAGAAGTTTCAGCAGGTTCACAGACTACTTTTATCTTGATTTTAAGTATTCTGTTTGTTTACTTCATTCTTTCAGCTCAATATGAAAGTTACCTTATTCCTTTCGCAGTGCTACTTTCATTGCCGGTTGGGGTAATGGGCTCTTACCTGGTAACTAAATTCACAGGGCTTCAGGCAAATATTTATTTCCAAATTGCTTTAATAATGCTGCTGGGGCTGCTGGCTAAGAACGCAATTCTTATTGTAGAGTTTGCCATGCAACGAAGGCAGGCAGGCCTTTCTATTGTAGATGCTGCCTTAGAGGGTGCAAGAGTGCGGTTAAGACCTATTTTAATGACCTCTTTTGCCTTTATTATTGGTTTACTTCCTTTGGTTTTTGCCGGTGGTACAGGTGCTGCAGGTAACCGCTCTATAGGTACGGGAGCTGTTGGAGGTTTATTAGTTGGTACCATATTGGGAGTTTTTATTATTCCAATTCTTTATATCATTTTCCAACATTTACAGGAAAAAATAACCGGGATACCAGAAGCAGCTAAAACAGAAAACAAATCAATTTCTGAAAAAGAATAA
- a CDS encoding 3-hydroxyanthranilate 3,4-dioxygenase, with protein sequence MAVNKPFNLNKWIEQNRESLKPPVGNRNLYKESEDYIVMVVAGPNARKDYHYNETEELFYQLEGEIEVHIQEDGEKKTMQLGPGDMYLHPGKVPHSPVRKEGSIGLVVERKRVQIDAKDGLLWFCDNCNHKLYEVYFPLTDIEKDFLKHFKHFYGSKDLRTCDNCGEVMPVDERYVAGTD encoded by the coding sequence ATGGCAGTAAATAAACCTTTTAACCTTAATAAATGGATTGAGCAAAACCGCGAATCGCTTAAGCCGCCGGTTGGTAACCGAAATCTTTATAAAGAATCTGAAGATTATATAGTGATGGTGGTGGCCGGGCCCAATGCCCGTAAAGATTATCATTATAACGAGACAGAAGAGCTTTTCTACCAGTTAGAAGGTGAAATAGAAGTGCATATCCAGGAAGATGGCGAAAAAAAGACGATGCAATTGGGCCCTGGAGATATGTACTTGCATCCAGGAAAAGTACCACATTCACCGGTGAGAAAAGAAGGTTCTATTGGTCTCGTTGTAGAACGAAAACGCGTGCAGATTGATGCCAAAGATGGGCTTTTATGGTTCTGTGATAATTGTAACCATAAATTGTATGAAGTCTATTTTCCGTTAACCGATATTGAGAAAGACTTTCTAAAACATTTTAAGCATTTCTACGGAAGCAAAGACTTACGAACCTGCGATAATTGCGGGGAAGTGATGCCGGTAGACGAACGTTATGTTGCTGGGACAGATTAG
- a CDS encoding efflux RND transporter periplasmic adaptor subunit, translated as MKKIIYFSLFIGAAVFTSCSNGKEEQQAAQGQGAQPLPVLEVQTKTVTGFTSYPTSIEGVVNSQVRAKVSGYITDVLVDAGEKVTKGQRLFKLETESLSGDAEAAQANVNAARVEVEKLKPLVEKDIISGVQLQTAKAQLSQAQANYNSIAANIDYANIKSPVDGYVGNINFRNGALVSPGDPTPLTTVSQTDEVYAFFSMNEKDYMSFLQETSGSSIEEKISNFPDVSLILANGKEYEQKGKIQTISGQIDPSTGTVTFRAKFPNPNQLLSNGNSGKIRVPQTFEDVIVVPEISSYEQQGRTYVYKVQGDSLAVSTPITETSRVNNLIVVASGLKKGDKIVAQGVAKLRNNTPIKPQEIPFDSIANSINTVFK; from the coding sequence ATGAAAAAGATAATTTATTTCAGTCTGTTTATAGGTGCTGCCGTTTTCACTTCCTGTTCTAACGGGAAAGAAGAACAGCAAGCAGCACAGGGCCAGGGTGCACAACCACTCCCGGTATTAGAAGTACAAACAAAGACAGTTACCGGTTTCACTTCCTATCCTACCAGTATAGAGGGTGTGGTAAACAGTCAGGTTAGAGCAAAAGTTTCTGGTTATATCACAGATGTTTTAGTAGATGCAGGAGAAAAAGTAACAAAAGGACAAAGGCTTTTTAAGCTTGAAACAGAATCTTTATCGGGTGATGCTGAAGCTGCCCAGGCAAATGTAAATGCCGCCCGGGTTGAAGTTGAAAAACTAAAACCCTTAGTTGAAAAAGATATTATTAGTGGAGTACAACTACAAACCGCAAAAGCACAGCTCTCCCAGGCCCAGGCTAACTACAACAGTATAGCTGCAAATATTGATTATGCAAATATTAAAAGCCCGGTAGATGGTTATGTAGGTAATATTAATTTTCGAAATGGAGCACTTGTATCTCCCGGAGACCCTACACCGCTTACTACGGTTTCCCAAACCGATGAGGTTTATGCGTTCTTTTCTATGAACGAGAAAGATTATATGAGTTTTCTTCAGGAAACTTCGGGCAGCAGTATAGAAGAAAAGATATCTAATTTCCCAGATGTAAGTTTAATTCTGGCCAATGGTAAAGAATATGAACAAAAAGGGAAAATTCAAACAATTTCTGGACAAATTGATCCTTCAACAGGTACAGTAACCTTCAGGGCCAAATTTCCTAATCCAAATCAACTATTATCTAACGGTAATAGTGGTAAGATTCGAGTGCCACAAACTTTTGAAGACGTAATTGTAGTACCCGAAATCTCAAGTTATGAGCAACAGGGAAGAACTTACGTTTACAAAGTTCAGGGTGATAGTTTGGCCGTTTCTACACCAATCACAGAAACTTCAAGAGTAAATAATCTTATTGTTGTTGCTTCCGGCCTTAAAAAAGGCGATAAAATTGTTGCTCAGGGCGTGGCAAAACTAAGAAACAACACTCCAATAAAACCGCAAGAAATTCCTTTTGATAGTATTGCGAATTCTATTAATACAGTATTTAAATAA
- a CDS encoding phospholipase A, translating into MRNKYGVILILVFIFCYGEVFSQRLSREKINDTIENMPTFSIHKDNYFITGISTNKDLNSKSADAKYQISFKALITRNTLPLDTYLFLTYTQKAFWNIYEFSSPFRELNFNPGVGLGKPVYNKNDDLAGMAYLQLEHESNGRDSIYSRSWNSLSLSYHTAINKNLLISVKGWLPFKYKKDNPELIDYVGYGKISLTYNLIPEKLLVDLMLRKGIKNWNGTVRTRFLYKPFNSSNFQVMLEWYKGNAESLINFEENRSMIRAGFVLKSDELNFLKSLPDAI; encoded by the coding sequence ATGAGAAATAAGTACGGTGTAATTCTAATATTGGTCTTTATATTCTGTTATGGAGAGGTTTTTTCACAACGTTTATCACGTGAAAAAATAAACGATACCATAGAAAATATGCCCACTTTTTCTATTCATAAGGATAATTATTTTATCACGGGAATTTCTACAAATAAAGATCTCAATTCTAAATCTGCAGATGCAAAATATCAAATTAGTTTTAAAGCATTAATTACGCGTAATACCCTACCGCTTGATACCTACTTGTTTCTCACTTATACCCAAAAAGCTTTTTGGAATATTTATGAGTTTTCAAGCCCCTTTCGCGAACTTAATTTTAATCCGGGGGTAGGCTTGGGAAAACCAGTATATAATAAAAATGATGATTTGGCCGGAATGGCCTATTTACAGTTGGAACACGAATCTAACGGGCGGGATAGTATTTATTCCCGAAGCTGGAACTCTCTTTCTTTAAGTTATCACACCGCGATAAATAAAAACCTTTTAATTAGTGTAAAAGGCTGGTTGCCATTTAAATATAAAAAGGATAATCCCGAGCTTATTGATTATGTTGGCTACGGAAAAATAAGCCTTACTTACAATTTAATTCCAGAAAAATTACTGGTAGATCTTATGCTTAGAAAGGGAATTAAAAACTGGAATGGAACGGTGCGCACCAGGTTTCTTTATAAACCTTTTAATTCTTCTAATTTCCAGGTAATGCTGGAGTGGTATAAAGGAAATGCAGAAAGCCTTATTAATTTTGAAGAAAACCGAAGTATGATTCGCGCAGGCTTCGTTCTAAAATCAGACGAATTAAACTTCCTGAAATCGCTTCCCGATGCAATTTAA